The DNA region AAAGCACCAAATATAGATACTTCTTTATCATGTAATTGTGCTATTTCTGCAATTATCATAATAATATTTATTAATATTATAGGCCAAGAATGGGATAATAAATTAAAAATTATATTATTATCATATTTTTTATCAGAATTAAAAAATTTATTCCTAATTTCATTTAAATTAGTATATATATCATCAATTAAATTGTAATCATTTATTATAGAGTTTTTTAATTCTACTAAATATTTTTTATCATTATAATCAATATTATCATTTTTTAATAATAAATCAATCTTTTTCTAGATTTTCTAATTTATTCCTATTATTAATATATTTTGAAAAATAAAAAGTACTATCTAATATTAATACTAAAAATATAGATAATAATATTATAAATAGCATAATTAGTATTTTATGAAATGGTTTTAAATTATTAGTGGTCATCAATGTTACTATGATATTTATTAACTTATCCATAGTAATAATATATATTAAATAACTATAATAAAAACTAATTATAATTCATAAATATATAAAAAATATGAAATATAATTAGTTTTTATTTGTTTGTAAAAAAAATGTACTATACTAATACAAAAATTACAATGTATATATAATAAGAATTACCATTATAAAATATAATTTTATCAATATATTAAATAGATTTTTTATACTCTATATCTTAAAATGCTTATTTATCTTTATTCAATAATTCTTCGATGCTATTATTTATAATACAGTTTCCTATAAAAATACTCAAATTGTAACATAGATTATAATAAAAAATTAATAAGTACTTTTGCAGCTTTTGCCACGAGAAAAGTTGAACAAAAAAATTATAAATTAAAAAATTTTTAGTTTATAATTCCAATAAAGCTAATTTTATTTCAAGCCATGTTCTTCTTTAGTACGTTTTACATTTTCTCTGGCACATTCATTGCTAGGATCTAATTCTAAAGCTTTTTTATAATCTTTTAAAGCCTCTTCATAAAGACCTAAATTTTCCTTAGTAAAGCCTCTGTTATTATAAGCATCTACATAATCAGGATTTAATTTTATAGCCTTATCAAAATCTTCTATAGCTTCTTCATAAAGTCCCAAATTATCTTTAGCATTTCCCCTATTATTATATGCAAAAGCATAATTAGGATTTAATTTTATAGCTTTATTATAATCTTTAATAGCTTCTTCATAAAGTCCTAAATTATCTTTGGCAATTCCCCTATTATTATATGCAAGAGCATAATTAGGATTTAATTTTATAGCTTTGTTAAAATCTTTTATAGCTTCTTTAGAAAATCCCAACTCATCTTCTAATAATCCTTTATTATTATAAGCATCAAATAAATTAGGATCTATTGATAAAGCTTTATCAAAATCTTTAATAGCTTCTTCTAAAAGTCCTAAATCACTTTTAAGAAGTCCTCTATTATAATAAGCATATGTATAATCAGCTCTTAACTCTATAGCCTTATCATATTCTTCTATAGCTTCTTTTAAAAGTCCAAGTTTAGTTTTGGCAATAGCTTTGTTATAATAAGCATCTGCCATATTAGGGTTTAACTTTATAGCTTCATCATAATATTTTATAGCTTCTGCATATTCTCCATTAGCACTTTTATAAATACCTTTAGAATTATAATCATGATAATCAGTAAGATTGTTTAAACGATCAATATCAACTTCTTTATTATTGTCAACTATATTTGTAAAACTGACTATAAAATGTTTTTTATCTGACATTATTTTATTTAATTCTTCATTAAAAGCTTTTGCTCTGTCATTGAAATCATCAAAATCAGAATAATTTTCTGCATCAATATTATTTAAAAAATTATTAAATTCATCTACACATTTATTTAATTCTTTTTGCAAATTCTCTAATTTATTTTTAGATTCTTTTAAATGTTGTCCGAATAGAAAATTAGTCATTGTTGCCATTTTTAACTCCTATAACTATTTATTATTAATATATAAGTTATAATTTTGTATATGATACAATTATGTCATAGTATATACTGAAAATTTTTAAGTTTTTCAAAAAACTAGTTTTTATGTTTTTAATAAAAAACAATATATTATAAACCGCGTTCTTTTTTAAGATTTGCAATATTACTCTTTGCATATTCATTATTAGGATCTAATTCTAAAGCTTTTTTATAATCTTTCAAAGCTTCTTTATATAGCCCCGCATTTTTCTTAACCCAGCCTCTATCATTATATAAATAAGCTGTATTCGGTTCTAATTCTATAGCTTTATCATAATCTTCAATAGCTTCTTTATACTGTCCTAATTCATCTTTAGCACTTCCTCTGTTTCCGTAAGCATTGGTATAATCAGGAGTCAATTTTATAGCCTTAGTATAGTCTTTTATAGCTTCTTTATACAATCCTAAACTATATTTAGTAAGCCCTCTATTATTATAAGTATTGCTGTCATCTGGGTTTAACTCTATAGATTTATCATAATCTTTTAAAGCCTCTTTATAAAGACCTAAATCATTTTTAGAAAGTCCTCTGTTATTATATGCTTCACTGTAAGTTGGTCTTAATTCTATAGCCTTATCATAATATTTAATTGATTCTTTTAAAAGATCCAAATCATATTTAGCACTTCCTATATTATAATATGCTTCTGGATTATCCGCACATAAATCTATCGATTCTTCATAATCTTTGATTGCTTCTTCATACATTCCTAAATCGCTTTTAGCAAGCCCTCTATTATTATATGCATCACTATAATTAGGATTTAAATATATAGCTTTATCATAATCTTTTATAGATTCCTTATATAAACCAAGCTCTCTTTTTGCATTTGCCCTGTTATAATAAGCATCTACATAATTAGTATCCAATTTTATAATTTTGTCATAATCTTTTATAGCTTCTTCATATAATTCTAAATCGTATTTAGCATTTCCTCTATTAAGATAAGTATTTATATTGTTAGGTTCCCATTTTATAGCATTATCATAATCTTCTATAGCTTCTTTAAATAAACCTAACTCTTTTTTTGAATTTCCTCTATTATAATAGGCATCTGAATAATTTGGATTAATTTCTATAGCTTTGTTATAATCTTCAATAGCCTCTTTATAAAGCCCCAAATCATTTTTAGAATTGCCTCTGTTGCTATAGGCACAATAATTATTAGGCTCTAACTCTAAAATCTTATTAAAATCTTTTATAGCCTCATCAAAAAGCTCTAAATAATTTTTGGAAACTCCTCTATTATTATATGCATCTATATTATTAGGGTCCAACTCTATAACTTTATTATAATCTTCAATAGCTTCTTTGTGTAAGCCAGCATTATTTTTAGCAAACCCTCTGTTATAATAAGCGTCCTTATAATTTTTACTTAATTCTATTGCTTTGTCATAATCCTTTATAGCTTTTTTAAAAAATCCTAAATTGCTTCTAGCAAGTCCACGGTTATAATAAGCTAATGCATAATAATCAATCAAATCTATAGCTTTACTATAATAATCTATAGCATCTCTATATTCTCTCATATTGTTTAGAGCAACTCCATTAGTGTTACAATCGAAATATTCATCTAAAGTGTCTAAATCATTAATATCAATTTCATCATTTTCATCATTAAACATAGTTTTATCATAATGAAAATACTCAATAAACCTGTTATAAGTATAAAGTTCATCAGGCTCTTTTATATAGAATGTTTCAAGTATTCTGTTTAATTTATCATTAAATTTTTCTGCCTTGATGTTGAAATCATCAAAATCAGAATAATTAAATGCATCAATATTATTTAAAAAATTATTTGCCTCATATAGAATTTTTTCTGCTTCTTTTTTAAAATCATCTTTTAAATCTGGAACTTCTCTTTCTTCAAAAGCTTCTAATGATATTTTGCATTTTTCTATATGTTTACTAAAAAGATAATTAGATATTTTTGGCATTTTTTATTCCTATCATACTTTATTAATTTTATATAAATTATTATATTATAATAAAAAATAATTTAACACTATGTCAAATTAAATTGCATATACTAAAAATTTTTAAGTTTGTCAAAATAATTTTTTAAAACATTAGAAATTTCTATAGAAACCCCGCCCTATAGAGATTATAATCTATTTTAATATTTTAACTTAATTTATATTTTTTATTTAATTAAAAAAAGCACACCCACCCAAATTTTATTTAACTTTGTAGCTTAATTAACGCACGGTAAACTAAATTTAATATATAATTAAACTTAACATTCAAAATAAATTTATGTTTTTAATTCTGCTTAACGTGCGGTAAGTTCTTTTATTAAAATAATAAAATAATAAATACAAAAAAGAGCAAAGATAAATATATTTTATCAATGCTCTTTTATATTAATCATGATTTTTAATTATTGCTCTTTAGAGGCATAAGTAAATTTATGCATAGATAAAGCATCATAATAAACATCTTTTAATTTAGGATTAACAAGCAAAGGTTCAGTGTAAAAATACATAGGTATTATAGCAAAACTATTTACTAATAATTCCTCAGCCTTATGCATAGCTTCCATTCTAACTTTCTGATCTCCAGTAGTAAGTGCTGTTTGTATATAAGCATCATATTGAGCGTTACTATATGAGCTATAATTATTTGGAGAGTAGCTTGTGTATAATGATAAGAAGTTGATAGGGTCATTAAAGTCTCCAAACCAACCACCGCGGCACATAGTTAAGTTTTTATCATATCTAGTTTGTAAAAATACAGCCCATTCTTCCTGTACTATTTTTGTATCTATTCCTAAATTTTCTTTCCACATCTGCTGCACCGCTTCAAATATAGATATATGAAAACCAGGGTCAGCCTTAAACTCAAATACAGGGAAGCCTTCGCCATTAGGATATCCTGCTTCAGCCATTAATTTCTTAGCCTCTTCTACATTTTTCTTATATCCTTCTTGACTTATATCGAAATATCCGCCGCCATTTTCTCTAAAACTTCCATCAGCATCATTTATACCATAAGGAACAAAAGCATTAGCAGGAGTCTCTCCGCCTTTAGTTACTTGTTCTACTATATAATTTCTGTCTATAGCAAGAGCCAATGCCTTACGAACTCTAATATCTTTTAATACTTCATTAGTAGTATTTAAACAATAAAAATATGAAGCAAGCATTGGTTTTATTTGTAATAATCCTTCTTCTTTTAATGTTGGTATATCCTGAGTTGGTAATATTCTAGAAAAATCTATAGAACCTTCTTTGATGCCGGCAACAGAAGCAGTCTCATTTTGCATAAGAACAAATTTTAATTTCTCAGGTACAACATCATTGAAAGCCCAATAATTTGTATTTTTTACCATTATTATGCTTTCATCTTGATTAATTTCAGTAGTTACAAAAGGACCATTTCCTATATAACTTTCAACATTTAAACTCCAACTATCACCATATTTTTCTATTATATCTTTTCTTACAGGATAAAAAGTTGTAAATGCTACAAGGTCTAAAAAGTATGCAGTAGGTGCTTCCAATGTAACTTCTAAAGTATAATCATCTATAGCTTTTATTCCCAAACTATCAACAGGCATTTCTCCTGCTGTTATTGCTTTAGCATTTTTTACAGGCTCATGTTGAAAACTGTATTGGCTTCCAACAGCTGGGTCTACAACTCTTCTCCAAGCATAAACAAAATCATCAGCAACTACTGCTTTACCATCACTCCATTTAGCATTTGTTCTTAAATGAAATATATATCTACTACCATCATCAAGTATTTCCCAATTCTTAGCAACGCCTCCTACAATCTTTCCTTCTTTAGATTTTGTAGTTAAACCTTCAAATGCATGTATTACATAATAGCAAGCATCTAATGCAGTATTTAACCCAGGGTCTATTGTTTTTGGCTGAGGACCAGCATTAATAACAATAGTTTTATTGTCTAAATTACTTTTTCCGCCGCCGCAAGATAAAACGACAAATATAATCATTGGAAAAAAACAATATTAAAAATCGTTTATACATTTTAATACTCCTAAAACATTATTATTTATAGTAAAGAATTATAGAACACATATATCTTACTGTCAATAGTGTTATTATAAGAAGTAAGAAATATTTTTTGTTTTATAAAAAATATTGCTGAAATGTGTTGCAGTTATCTAATTAATTAAGATTTAAGTAATATAGATTAAATAAGATTAGAAAAAAAATATTGACCCTAGAGTTTACTTTAATGATATAATATAATAAAAAATATAAAAATGGAGATTACAAAATGAAAAAAGCTCTATTAATAATTGTGCTATTATATGTTATATCATGTAATAATTCTTCAAATGCACAAACGCAAAATAATAATGTATTTAATAATCA from Brachyspira pilosicoli P43/6/78 includes:
- a CDS encoding tetratricopeptide repeat protein, which gives rise to MATMTNFLFGQHLKESKNKLENLQKELNKCVDEFNNFLNNIDAENYSDFDDFNDRAKAFNEELNKIMSDKKHFIVSFTNIVDNNKEVDIDRLNNLTDYHDYNSKGIYKSANGEYAEAIKYYDEAIKLNPNMADAYYNKAIAKTKLGLLKEAIEEYDKAIELRADYTYAYYNRGLLKSDLGLLEEAIKDFDKALSIDPNLFDAYNNKGLLEDELGFSKEAIKDFNKAIKLNPNYALAYNNRGIAKDNLGLYEEAIKDYNKAIKLNPNYAFAYNNRGNAKDNLGLYEEAIEDFDKAIKLNPDYVDAYNNRGFTKENLGLYEEALKDYKKALELDPSNECARENVKRTKEEHGLK
- a CDS encoding peptide ABC transporter substrate-binding protein, coding for MIIFVVLSCGGGKSNLDNKTIVINAGPQPKTIDPGLNTALDACYYVIHAFEGLTTKSKEGKIVGGVAKNWEILDDGSRYIFHLRTNAKWSDGKAVVADDFVYAWRRVVDPAVGSQYSFQHEPVKNAKAITAGEMPVDSLGIKAIDDYTLEVTLEAPTAYFLDLVAFTTFYPVRKDIIEKYGDSWSLNVESYIGNGPFVTTEINQDESIIMVKNTNYWAFNDVVPEKLKFVLMQNETASVAGIKEGSIDFSRILPTQDIPTLKEEGLLQIKPMLASYFYCLNTTNEVLKDIRVRKALALAIDRNYIVEQVTKGGETPANAFVPYGINDADGSFRENGGGYFDISQEGYKKNVEEAKKLMAEAGYPNGEGFPVFEFKADPGFHISIFEAVQQMWKENLGIDTKIVQEEWAVFLQTRYDKNLTMCRGGWFGDFNDPINFLSLYTSYSPNNYSSYSNAQYDAYIQTALTTGDQKVRMEAMHKAEELLVNSFAIIPMYFYTEPLLVNPKLKDVYYDALSMHKFTYASKEQ
- a CDS encoding tetratricopeptide repeat protein, with protein sequence MPKISNYLFSKHIEKCKISLEAFEEREVPDLKDDFKKEAEKILYEANNFLNNIDAFNYSDFDDFNIKAEKFNDKLNRILETFYIKEPDELYTYNRFIEYFHYDKTMFNDENDEIDINDLDTLDEYFDCNTNGVALNNMREYRDAIDYYSKAIDLIDYYALAYYNRGLARSNLGFFKKAIKDYDKAIELSKNYKDAYYNRGFAKNNAGLHKEAIEDYNKVIELDPNNIDAYNNRGVSKNYLELFDEAIKDFNKILELEPNNYCAYSNRGNSKNDLGLYKEAIEDYNKAIEINPNYSDAYYNRGNSKKELGLFKEAIEDYDNAIKWEPNNINTYLNRGNAKYDLELYEEAIKDYDKIIKLDTNYVDAYYNRANAKRELGLYKESIKDYDKAIYLNPNYSDAYNNRGLAKSDLGMYEEAIKDYEESIDLCADNPEAYYNIGSAKYDLDLLKESIKYYDKAIELRPTYSEAYNNRGLSKNDLGLYKEALKDYDKSIELNPDDSNTYNNRGLTKYSLGLYKEAIKDYTKAIKLTPDYTNAYGNRGSAKDELGQYKEAIEDYDKAIELEPNTAYLYNDRGWVKKNAGLYKEALKDYKKALELDPNNEYAKSNIANLKKERGL